The window GCCTCGGTCCTCGTGACGATCCCGGCCAGCTCCTCGGGCGAGAGGAACTTCGCCACCGGCGACTCCAGCACACCGCCGGCGCCGACCCGCATCCAGACCAGGCCCTTGGCGCCGAGCTTCTTCGCCGTGTCGGTCAGGGTGTCCAGCGCCTTGCGGTTGTGCGTCGCCGAGCCGCCCGGCACCCGGACGCCCTTCACGGCGCCGGCGCCCGCGAACGCCTTGAAGCCGCTGCCGGCGAAGACGCTGGTGAGCTCGACCAGCTCCATGCCGAAGCGCAGGTCGGGCTTGTCGACGCCGAAGCGGTCCATCGCCTCGTGCCAGGTCATCGTCACGACCGGGGGCACCGGAACGTCGACGACGGCCTCGGTCGCGGCCAGCACGGACGCCGTGATGACGTCGAGCACGTCCTGCTGGTCGACGAAGCTCATCTCGATGTCGAGCTGGGTGAACTCGTACTGCCGGTCGGCGCGCAGGTCCTCGTCGCGCAGGCAGCGGGCGAACTGGAAGTAGCGGTCCACCCCGCCGACCATCAGCAGCTGCTTGAACAGCTGCGGCGACTGCGGCAGCGCGTAGAAGCTCCCCGGGAACTGCCGGGAGGGGACGATGAACTCGCGCGCGCCCTCCGGCGTCGACGGCATCAGCAGCGGCGTCTCGACCTCGGCGAACCCCAGCGGGGCGAGCGCGGCGCGGATCGCCGACAGCGCCGCCGAGCGGACCCGCAGGTTGCGCTGCATCCGGTCGCGGCGCAGGTCCAGGTAGCGGAAGGCCAGCCGGGTCGACTCGTCGACGTTGTCCGCCCGATCGTCGAGCGGGAACGGCGGGGGCTTCGCGACCGAGAGCACCTCGACCTTGCAGTCGCGCAGCTCGACCTGACCGGTCGCGAGCTGCGGGTTGACGGTGCCCTCCGGCCGTTCGGTGACGGTACCGGTGATCTTCAGCACGTACTCCGACCGCACGTCGACCGTGCCGTCGACGACGCACTGCACGACGCCCGAGTAGTCCCGCAGGTCCAGGAACTGCAGCGACTGCCCGTGCTGGCGCCGGTGGGCCACCCACCCGCACACCGTCACGGTCTCCCCGGCATCAGCCAGCCGAAGGTCCCCGCACCGATGCGTACGCATCGCGGTCTGCCGCACCCGCGGCGTCCCCGGCTCGCCGTGCCCGTCTGCCGTCACCATCGCCCTGCCGTCCTGTCCGTGTGTCCTCGTCGCTCACGTCGGCCCTGTACGAGCAAAAGGGGAGCGAGAAAGCGTCTTGGTGTGATGCCACACCGAACCTTCACACCACACAGAACCCTACCGGCGCGATACGCCCTGCCCTCGGCACGCTCCGTGCCGACGATCGGATCGGCGAGTTGTCAGTGTCTAAGCGCCCTGATGAAGCGGCTGACCTCCGAGCGGATGCCCGCCGGGACGCGGAGGACCTGGGGGCCGCCGGGGGTGGTGAGCTGGACGCGGATCACGTCGCCGTGTTTGACGCCCTGGGAAGCCTTCACCTCGCGGCGGTCCCAGACGACGTCGAACCAGTCCCCCTCGCGTGGGAACGGCGCCACGACGAGCAGCCGCTGGCTGGTCAGCAGGATCCAGCGAGACATGCCGAGCCGGTACCCGATGAACCGCTCGGCCCTGGCGACCAGCCGACCTCCGCCGCCGGGGTCGGTGAGCCGGCCGCGTAGCACGACCTCGGTGAACTCCCCCGGTTCCAGCGGCACGTCAGGCGGACGTGAGCTACGCGGGATGGCCACGCCGCAAGTCTGCTCCTCATCGGCCGGCGCGTGCCGTCCCACGCGTGCCGTCCCGCGCCCGCCGCGCCGCGGGAGCCCGGCGGGCGCGCGGCGGGCCGGTGCCCGCGAACGGTAGCGAACGTTCACCGGCTGGCCCCGGTCAGGACCGGTCGCCGTCAGGCAGGTCTACAAGCCTGTCCAGGAGAAGGACGGGGACGGGCTGGGGGACCCAGAACGGCTGAACGTGAGCCATACCGGACCGAAAGGAGCTGCGATGCCGCAGCTGCCCACCATTCCCGACGTGAGCCGACGAGATCTCCTCCGGGGTGGCGTCATCCTGACCGCGGCCGGGGCGGCGGCGGCCACCGGCGTGCTGTCAGGCGGGCCGGCCTGGGCCGGCGGGGCGAACCTCGGCGGCCTGCCGTCCTTCACCTCCGGCGTGCAGTCCGCGGATGTGACCGCCAGGAGCGGAGTCATCTGGGCACGTGCCGATCGGGCCGCCCAGATGATCGTGGAAGTGTCCGCCGCAGCAAGGCCACCTGGAAGGTCATCGCGAACGACCTGCCGCTCGGCCTGGTCGTCCCGGATGGCACCGCTGTCGAGGGTGTCGCCCAGGGCGACAACGGCGTCCCGCTCGGCCGTGAGGTCGAGTTCGCCCGCATCCTTTCATCGATCAAGCACAACAAGGTGCGCAACACCGTGTGGCTGACCGCCGACGTGCACTACACGGCGGCCCTGCATTACACGCCGGACCGCGCCGCGTTCAAGGACTTCGACCAGTTCTGGGAGTTCGTCGCCGGGCCGGCCAACGCGGGGACCTTCGGGCCCAACGGCACGGACGGGACGTTCGGGCCGGAGGTCGTGTTCCAGAAGGTGCCACCGGCCGGCCAGTCGAACCTGCCGCCGTCGGCCGGGTACCAGTTCTTCGGGCGAGTCACGATCGACGGCTGGTCGCGGGCGCTGACCGTGGAGCTGCGGGACGCTTCCGGCACCGTCCTCTGGTCGAACCAGCTGCCGGCCGCCAGGTAACCGCTCCCCGGCCGGTGTCGCGTCGTGTACCACGCAACGCGCCGCGGCACCGCAGGGCGCCCCGACTCCTGGTGGCGGCGGCAACGAGGCCGCCGCCACCAGGTATTTGCCTGCCCGCGCTCTCCGCCGAGGCCCGCCACGGCGATCCGGCGACGTCTCGCCAGTCAAACGGTCCCGCCCACGGCCTCTGAAGGTCGATCCGTGGCACCTGGGCATGCCTATTGGCAGGGCCATCTGACACGCTTCACCGATCGCCTTTGGGTGTGTGTCAGATAGGCGTGCCTATAGACAGGCTGAGACGCCGCGGTTCGGCTGGCGGGCGAGACCTCGGCGGGGCGGGGCCTCAGGGTGAGGTCGGTCGGGCCCAGGGAATCAGTCCACGCGCCTCTGGCCGGCTGTCAGCGGCCCGCTCAGCGGTGTCCACGGCGCCACGCTCTGTGTTTTACATAACACCCATGGCCTCAGGCGACCTTTCGTGCCAGTAGACGGCGTCGCCTGCACGGCCGCGGTCACGCCGTACAGTCGGGCCCGTGACGCAGCTTGCCGGCAATGCTGACCATTCGGCCTCCGAGGGCGTGAGCAGAAACACCCCCGCGCCTTCATCAGCCGCGACGGCAACAGCCAGACCCGACGCCACCGCCTCCGCCGCCCGCCTGGCCGCGGTCACCGGCGCCGACAGGCATGACGTGGCGGTGGTGCTCGGGTCGGGCTGGAAGCCCGCCGCCGAGACCCTCGCGGCCCAGGGCCGGGTGCTCGCCGAGGTGTCGTTCGCCGAGCTAGGCGGCTTCCCGGAGACGACCGTGCCGGGGCACGGCGCGAGCGTTCGCTCCGTCGAGCTGAACGGCCGGCGGCTGTTGCTGTTCCTCGGCCGGGTGCATGCCTACGAGGGCCACGACCTCGCCCATGTCGTCCACGGGGTGCGCACCGCGTGTGCCACCGGCGTCGGCACTGTCGTGCTCACCAACGCGGCCGGCGGCCTGCGCGCCGACATGCGCGTCGGCCAGCCGGTGCTCGTCAGCGATCACCTGAACCTGACCGGCCGCTCACCGCTCGTCGGCCCCGCGTTCACCGACCTCACCGACGCCTACGCGCCGCGGCTGCGGGCGCTCGCCCGCGAGGTCGAACCGACCCTGGCCGAGGGGGTGTACGCGGCGCTCCCCGGCCCGCACTTCGAGACCCCGGCCGAGATCCGGATGCTGCGCACGCTGGGCGCCGACCTCGTCGGCATGTCGACCGTGCACGAGACGATCGCCGCCCGCAACGCCGGCGCCGAGGTTCTCGCGATCTCCCTGGTCACCAACCTCGCCGCCGGCATGACCGGCGAACCGCTCGATCACCTCGAGGTCCTCGCCGCCGGCGAGGCCGCGGCCACCCGCATGGGCGCCCTCCTCGCCGAGGTCGTCTCTCGCCTCTAGCAATCAGGGCCCGGCCCGGCCCCGGCCTGGTCGGGTCGGGTCGGGTGCGGCGATGGAAGCTGCCGGCGGCCGGTATCGCGAGGGGCCGCCCATGATCTGGTGGATTCCTCGGAGCTCTGACCCGGAAGATCCCACCGGATCATGATCAGACCCATGGTCCGGTGGGATCTTCCGCGCCGTCCGGATCAACCCTCACGAGCTCTCCCCTCAACCCGCCGCCGGGGCGTCAGGCGCTGGGGCGCCGCGGCGTCGGGGCATTGGGGGTCAGGGCGTGGTGCCGGTCGTCGGAATGCCACGTCGTCACAGGGTTTTGATCAGGCCGCCGTCGATGGTGAAGTCGGCGCCGGTCACGTTGCCGGCGCGCTCGCCGGCGAGCAGGACGACCAGGTCGGCGACCTCGTCGGGCTGGGTGAACCGGCCCGACGCCGCGTCGGCCGCCGCCCCGGCCGCGACGTCCTTCGCCGCGACACCGTTCTTTCGCGCGATGCGTTCGGCGACGCCGCCGGCACCTAGCCACAGGTCGGTGGCCACCGGGCCGGGGCTGATCGTGTTGACCCTGATCCCGTGGGCTGCGACCTCCTTGGACAGGGACTTCGAGAAGTTCGTGAGCGCGCCCTTGGCCGCGCTGTAGTCGATCACCGCCGGGTCGGGCAGGAACGCGTTGACCGAGCTGACCGTCACGATCGAGCCGTGCCCGGCGGCGATCATGTGCGGCAGCACCGCGCGCGTGGCCCGCACCGCCACCATCAGGTTGAGGTTGATCGAGCCGAGCCACTGCTCGTCGGTGACGGCGAGGAACCCGTCGAGCCTCGGCGGCGCGCCGCCGACGTTGTTGACGAGCACGTCGATCCGTCCACCGGACCGCTCGGCGACCTCCGCCGCCCGCGTGACCAGCTCCGCCGGGCCCTTCGGGTCGGAGAGGTCGACCAGCACCGACACCGCCGAACCAGCGGCGACCAGCTCGTCGAGCTGCGCGGACGACGCCCGCGACCCGGCCACGACCGTCGCGCCCTCGGCCACCAGGGCTCGCGTCACGGCCAGGCCGATCCCCCGGCTCGCGCCGGTCACGATGGCGGTCCTGCCCCGCAGTCCCATGTCCACGATGTCTCCCCTGACCTTGGGTGATCGGCTCCGACGCACGTTGCGCGCAGGGCAACCGTAGGTTCGCGAGGCCGCCTGCGCATCGGTAAGGCGACTGCCCCGGCGACTCCGTCCCGCGCGTCCGCTCGCGGTTCCCACCTGATCGGCGACCCCGCTCCGGCCGTCGGAACCACCCGGGTCGCGCCCCCGCTCGCGGCCGATGCGGGCAGCATGGGGGCGTGGAGGACAGCGAGGCACGCCCGGGGCCCGGTTCATCACCCGAGTCGTTGGTCGTGGCCGCGCGGGCCTGGCTGGCCGACGATCCGGACCCGGCGGACCGGGCGGAGATCGAGGCGCTGCTGAACGCGGTGGCCACGGGCGGCAACGCTGACGAAGACAGAGACGGAAACGCTGACGGAGACAGCGACGCTGACGGCGGCGAGGCTGACGACGGCGAGGCTGCCGCCGCCGGGGCGGTGGCGTGGGCGGACCTGGCGGACCGGTTCGCCGGGCCGCTGCGGTTCGGGACCGCGGGCCTGCGCGGCCCGGTGCGGGCCGGCCCCAACGGGATGAACACCGCCGTCGTCCTGCGCGCCGCCGCCGGTCTCGCCAGCTGGCTCGTGGCAAACCGGTCGAAGAGCCCGGCGCCCGCCGGCGCCGCGTCAGCCGACGCGCGCGGCATGGCCCACGCCGCCGCGGGCAGCTCAGCGGATCCCGCGCCGCCGTCCGTGGTCATCGGGTTCGACGCACGACGCCGCAGCGACGCGTTCGCGCTGGCCAGCGCGCGGGCGTTCGCGGGCGCGGGGCTGCGGGTGCTGCTGCTGCCGGGGCCACTTCCCACGCCGGTGCTGGCGTTCGCCGTCCGCCATCTCGACGCCGACGCGGGCGTGATGGTGACCGCGAGCCACAACCCAGCGCCCGACAACGGCTACAAGGTCTATCTCGGCGGCCCGCTGGGCGATGCCGGCCGCGGGGCCCAGCTGGTCTCACCCGCCGACGAGCAGATCGAGGCGGCCATCGCCGCCGCCTCGCCGGCCGCGCGGACGCCGCTCGCCGATACGTGGACCCAGCTCGGCGACGAGATCGTGGCCGCCTACGTCACGGCCGCGGCGGCACCGACCCCACGAGAGAGCGAGCTGGGCGCTGGGCGGGACGCCGCCGGGGAAGCGACGGCAGGGCCCGGGCCGCGGATCGCGTACACCCCGCTGCACGGGGTCGGGCTTGGCGTGCTGCGGCGGGTCTTCGCGGCCGCCGGGCTCCCGGAGCCGGTGGTCGTCGCCGAGCAGGCGGAGCCAGATCCGGACTTTCCGACCGCGCGGTTCCCGAACCCCGAGGAACCGGGGGTGATGGAGCGGGTGCTGGCCCTCGGCGCCCGGATCGGCGCGGACGTCGTCCTCGCGAACGATCCGGACGCGGACCGGCTGGCGGTCGCCGTCGGCGGGCGGGTCCTCACCGGCGACGAGCTGGGCCTGCTGCTCGCCGACGAGATCCTCCTGCGCACCCCCGGCCCGGTCGCCAGTACGGTTGTCAGCTCGACCGCCCTGCGCACCCTGGCCGCGCGCCGGGGTGTCCGCTACGCCGCGACCCTCACGGGCTTCAAGTGGATCATGCGGGGGGACCCGGACCTGGTCTTCGGCTACGAGGAAGCCCTCGGCTACGCCGTCCGCCCGGACCTCGTCCGCGACAAGGACGGTCTCACCGCGGCCGTCACGGTCGCCCGGATGGCTGCCGCCGAGGCCGCCCGCGGCCGGACCCTCCTCGACCGCCTCGACGAGCTGAACCGCGAGCTCGGCGCGCCCGCCACCGCCCAGGTCTCGATCCGGGTCCCCGACCTGGCCGCCAGCGCCGAGCTGATGCGCCGCCTGCGCGCTACCGCGCCGGCGGACGTCGCCGGGCTGAAGGTCGTGATCGTCACGGACCTGCTGGTCTCGTCGGGCCTGCCCGCGTCCGACGTCCTGATCTTCACGCTTGCCGGAGACGCCCGCGCCGTCGTCCGCCCCAGCGGCACCGAGCCCAAGCTCAAGATCTACCTGGAGGCGACCGCCGACCGCCTACCTCCGCTCATCTCCTGGGCCCGCGGCCTGGCGTAGCGGGAGCCGCCCGGGACGACGGCGGCTCCCGGGCACCGGCCGTCGTCCCGTCTCGTCTCGCCTCCCGAGCCAGGTCCTAAGCCGACGGGGTCAGGCGGAGGGTGACAGTACGGTTGCGGGCGCGGTCGGCCGGCGTGTTCGGGTAGAGGGGGACGGCGCTGCCGGCGGCCGAGACGGTGATCTGGGCCGGGGACAGGCCCGCGCCGGCGAGCGCCGCGGCGGCCGCCCCGGCGCGGGCCTGGCTGAGGGCCGTGTTGTCGGCGTAGAGGCCGCCAGGGGGGACCGGCAGGTCGTCGCTGTGGCCGACGACCTCGACGGCGACCCCGGGAATGGCGGCGATCCGGGCACCGACCCGGGCAAGCGCCGCGGCCCCGTCCGGGCTCAGGGCCGCGCCGCCCTCGAACAGCCGCGCGCCGAAGAGCAGGACGACCTGGCCGCCGGCCCTGGTCACCGTCACCTCGGGGCCGGCGACCCCGTCGGCGAGCGCCTGGAGCGGCGAGGCCACGGGCGACGCCGCAGATGACCCCACGGACGGCGCCGCCGCCGGGGCGGTCGTCTCCGATGGCAGACCGGGACCGGCCGACGCCGTGCCCGGACCGCCCGACGCGGCGAGGGCGGCCGGAGGCACCGCCGTCGCCGTCGCGTCGCTGTCCCCGCCGGTCGCCGATGCGTCGGCGACCGCCCAGCCGAGCAGCGCCCCGCCGCCGAACAGCACGGCGGCGGCGAGCGCGGCACCGGCGACCCGGCCACGGGTCGTGACGTGCCGGCCCTCCAGGGCCGCGATCCTGCGCAGCCCGGCGACGGCCTCGGCCTCGTGGCCGCCGAGCTCGGCGGCGCGCCGCCACTGCTGGGCGGCGGCGTCGAGCCGGCCCTGCTGGGCGTGGATCCGGGCGAGCAGGTCACGCTCGGGCGCGGTGTGGGCGCGCCGGGCACCCAGCTCGTCGAGCAGGGCCAGGGCACGCCCGTGCTGGCCCGCGCGGGCCAGGTCGGTGGCCCGGGCGACGGTGGCCTCGTCGACGAGCGCCCCGAACGGGTCCGCCTCGGGCGGGTCCGCCCTATCGGCGGAAGTGGCCGAACGGGTCATCGGGGCCCTCCGTCCTGGGCAGCAGGTCGATGAGCTGGCGGACGACGTTGCGCAGCCGGTCCAGGCTGCCGCTTTCCAGTGCCCGGTCGCCGTCCTCGAACAGCCGGTTCGCGAGTGCCTGGTCGCGCATGCTCGCGCGGTGCTCCTTGAGGGCCTCGAACCGGGCGGCGTCGAGGCCGCCGGTCTTCTTGTTGAACAGCACCATGAGGAAGATGCGCAGTTCGTCGGTCCGGGTGTGCAGCAGCTCGACGTCGTGGGAGCCCAGCGCGGCGCGCAGGTCGGACACGAGCAGGTCGTAGCGGCGCCGGTCGCCGCGGTCGGCGAACTCCTCGATCACCCGGGGGGCCTGGGACAGCAGCTCCTCGGCGTCGCGCACCGCCCGCGGCCAGGCGAGGGCCCGCTCCACCTGGTCGAGCCGCGCCTGCAGGTCCAGCAACCGCTTCGCGGCGGTGCCAGCCGCGTCCGCGTCGCCGTTGTTGTACGCGGCCAGGTCGTCGTCGAGCTGCTCGGCGACGCGCTCGTTGTCGATCTCTGCCAGCCGGGCGAGCGATTCGGCGTCGTTCGCCTGTCGGGCGGCGTCCTCCAGCTCGCGGCGGCGGGCCTGCTCGACGCGCGCCGAGTTGCGTAGTTCGCCCGCGTTCGGCGCGGCCTGGGAGCGCAGGTCGAGCTGGGTCTCGAACTCCTCGTCGAGAAGCGGCACGTACGCCCTCGCCGCGACGATGCGGGAGGCGTCGATCTCGATCGTCACCTCGACCTCGGTGCTGACCGGGAGGTCACGGCGCACCTGGCTGGCCAGGATCTCGAGGTCGCCGACGTGGCGGTTGCGGTCGGCCCGGTCGTACTCGCCCTCCAGCACCGGGATGCGCAGCAGCCCGCCGGACTGGCCCCGGCTCAGCGCCACCGTCGTGCGCAGCACGTCACTGCCGCGGCCCGGGATGCGGGAGCCCTTCGTGAGCAGCCAGATGACCTTGTTCCCCTCCAGGGCGATGCCCACGGAGTGGGTCATCGCCGCCTCCGGCGCGACCGTGCCGATCGTGTAGGCCAGGCTGGCGGGCTCGGCCTGCTGGCGGCGCCCCGC of the Pseudofrankia saprophytica genome contains:
- a CDS encoding phospho-sugar mutase, which codes for MEDSEARPGPGSSPESLVVAARAWLADDPDPADRAEIEALLNAVATGGNADEDRDGNADGDSDADGGEADDGEAAAAGAVAWADLADRFAGPLRFGTAGLRGPVRAGPNGMNTAVVLRAAAGLASWLVANRSKSPAPAGAASADARGMAHAAAGSSADPAPPSVVIGFDARRRSDAFALASARAFAGAGLRVLLLPGPLPTPVLAFAVRHLDADAGVMVTASHNPAPDNGYKVYLGGPLGDAGRGAQLVSPADEQIEAAIAAASPAARTPLADTWTQLGDEIVAAYVTAAAAPTPRESELGAGRDAAGEATAGPGPRIAYTPLHGVGLGVLRRVFAAAGLPEPVVVAEQAEPDPDFPTARFPNPEEPGVMERVLALGARIGADVVLANDPDADRLAVAVGGRVLTGDELGLLLADEILLRTPGPVASTVVSSTALRTLAARRGVRYAATLTGFKWIMRGDPDLVFGYEEALGYAVRPDLVRDKDGLTAAVTVARMAAAEAARGRTLLDRLDELNRELGAPATAQVSIRVPDLAASAELMRRLRATAPADVAGLKVVIVTDLLVSSGLPASDVLIFTLAGDARAVVRPSGTEPKLKIYLEATADRLPPLISWARGLA
- a CDS encoding OmpA/MotB family protein, with the protein product MTRSATSADRADPPEADPFGALVDEATVARATDLARAGQHGRALALLDELGARRAHTAPERDLLARIHAQQGRLDAAAQQWRRAAELGGHEAEAVAGLRRIAALEGRHVTTRGRVAGAALAAAVLFGGGALLGWAVADASATGGDSDATATAVPPAALAASGGPGTASAGPGLPSETTAPAAAPSVGSSAASPVASPLQALADGVAGPEVTVTRAGGQVVLLFGARLFEGGAALSPDGAAALARVGARIAAIPGVAVEVVGHSDDLPVPPGGLYADNTALSQARAGAAAAALAGAGLSPAQITVSAAGSAVPLYPNTPADRARNRTVTLRLTPSA
- a CDS encoding purine-nucleoside phosphorylase; the encoded protein is MSRNTPAPSSAATATARPDATASAARLAAVTGADRHDVAVVLGSGWKPAAETLAAQGRVLAEVSFAELGGFPETTVPGHGASVRSVELNGRRLLLFLGRVHAYEGHDLAHVVHGVRTACATGVGTVVLTNAAGGLRADMRVGQPVLVSDHLNLTGRSPLVGPAFTDLTDAYAPRLRALAREVEPTLAEGVYAALPGPHFETPAEIRMLRTLGADLVGMSTVHETIAARNAGAEVLAISLVTNLAAGMTGEPLDHLEVLAAGEAAATRMGALLAEVVSRL
- the aspS gene encoding aspartate--tRNA ligase, which encodes MVTADGHGEPGTPRVRQTAMRTHRCGDLRLADAGETVTVCGWVAHRRQHGQSLQFLDLRDYSGVVQCVVDGTVDVRSEYVLKITGTVTERPEGTVNPQLATGQVELRDCKVEVLSVAKPPPFPLDDRADNVDESTRLAFRYLDLRRDRMQRNLRVRSAALSAIRAALAPLGFAEVETPLLMPSTPEGAREFIVPSRQFPGSFYALPQSPQLFKQLLMVGGVDRYFQFARCLRDEDLRADRQYEFTQLDIEMSFVDQQDVLDVITASVLAATEAVVDVPVPPVVTMTWHEAMDRFGVDKPDLRFGMELVELTSVFAGSGFKAFAGAGAVKGVRVPGGSATHNRKALDTLTDTAKKLGAKGLVWMRVGAGGVLESPVAKFLSPEELAGIVTRTEAVEGDLLLLVADEWMTACEVLGQLRNSLGRPPAGEGGFRYVWVVDFPLFVGIDQATGRPKPGHHPFTRPHPDDVDKMESDPLEVRSRAYDLVLNGWELGSGSIRIHEPELQQRIFGLLGISPEEANARFGFFLTPFGYGAPPHGGFAFGIDRLVAILAGEENIREVIAFPKTQSGLDPMTGAPTQVDERQLRELGVRVVATPPA
- a CDS encoding SDR family NAD(P)-dependent oxidoreductase, with translation MDMGLRGRTAIVTGASRGIGLAVTRALVAEGATVVAGSRASSAQLDELVAAGSAVSVLVDLSDPKGPAELVTRAAEVAERSGGRIDVLVNNVGGAPPRLDGFLAVTDEQWLGSINLNLMVAVRATRAVLPHMIAAGHGSIVTVSSVNAFLPDPAVIDYSAAKGALTNFSKSLSKEVAAHGIRVNTISPGPVATDLWLGAGGVAERIARKNGVAAKDVAAGAAADAASGRFTQPDEVADLVVLLAGERAGNVTGADFTIDGGLIKTL